A window of the Miscanthus floridulus cultivar M001 chromosome 14, ASM1932011v1, whole genome shotgun sequence genome harbors these coding sequences:
- the LOC136504422 gene encoding probable DNA primase large subunit isoform X2 has protein sequence MSQVVSLVVTQFRCNILKALALTNRKWTATIKEQEKDRLTPIVEALSNAYFGPDYSQPKDAVDISLKDIDQLAKSSFPLCMRHMLDKLRENHHLKHGGRMQFGLFLKGAGLKLEDALAFWRAEFSQKLYIFFDILVLSGSTRNMPIPSDIIMEKKENG, from the exons ATGAGCCAG GTGGTTTCGCTAGTGGTTACTCAATTCCGCTGCAATATCTTAAAGGCACTTGCTTTAACAAACAG AAAATGGACAGCAACCATTAAAGAACAAGAAAAAGACAGGTTGACTCCT ATTGTCGAAGCATTAAGCAATGCGTATTTTGGACCTGATTACTCTCAG CCAAAGGATGCTGTTGACATATCTCTAAAGGATATTGACCAACTGGCTAAAAGTTCTTTCCCTCTTTGTATGCGGCATATGCTAGATAAG TTGAGAGAAAACCACCATCTGAAGCATGGGGGTAGAATGCAGTTTGGTCTTTTTCTTAAG GGTGCTGGACTAAAGTTGGAAGATGCTCTTGCATTTTGGAGGGCGGAATTTTCTCAAaagttatatatattttttgacaT ATTGGTCCTGAGCGGTTCGACAAGGAATATGCCTATACCATCAGACATAATTATGGAAAAGAAGGAAAACGGATA G
- the LOC136504422 gene encoding uncharacterized protein isoform X1 → MEATTNAQAPLIPSTAAPVATTGVLVNITGAPANMTPPSGPPTLASIAEILASMQLQMSAINTHLADQGARLSAIDGRPPFPQFGLAGYGGVPHSHPVITELMPEDSSASVSQALQMTAPAPQEPRPVPPQPMGVPIHQINLPRSPSPIPGFPSSGMPVYSAPVFFKPRNMLGVSTMPTTALWSSRLGTGCCCACFTDTRSPWFLAPAASFVPSTPDPLRCLNASARSPTACVYQRAPASTTSSMSASSSRSGVLRRHPSRPCLRFTMAVLSNNLNGCCAQSFAAECGISSSSGPVCQLRRPPGSLFRRSVKLTPHSSSRTSCFPRGGEMLW, encoded by the coding sequence ATGGAAGCCACCACCAACGCCCAGGCACCACTGATCCCATCCACCGCCGCTCCCGTTGCGACGACGGGCGTCTTGGTGAACATCACCGGCGCTCCCGCCAACATGACCCCACCCTCCGGGCCACCCACGCTCGCCTCGATCGCAGAGATCCTCGCCAGCATGCAGCTGCAGATGTCCGCCATCAATACCCATCTGGCTGATCAAGGAGCTCGCTTGTCCGCCATTGATGGCCGCCCGCCTTTTCCACAATTCGGGTTGGCCGGATATGGTGGCGTGCCGCACTCCCATCCCGTGATCACGGAGCTCATGCCGGAAGACTCGTCCGCCTCGGTCTCGCAGGCCCTGCAGATGACCGCCCCAGCGCCGCAGGAACCACGGCCGGTGCCACCGCAGCCCATGGGAGTGCCGATCCATCAGATCAACCTCCCGCGCTCGCCCTCGCCGATTCCGGGGTTCCCATCGTCCGGGATGCCGGTCTACTCCGCGCCCGTCTTCTTCAAGCCCAGGAACATGCTCGGCGTTTCTACGATGCCAACCACCGCGCTCTGGAGTTCGAGGTTGGGGACTGGGTGCTGCTGCGCATGCTTCACCGACACACGCAGTCCCTGGTTCCTGGCGCCCGCGGCAAGCTTCGTCCCAAGTACGCCGGACCCTTTGAGGTGCTTGAACGCATCGGCACGGTCGCCTACCGCCTGCGTCTACCAGAGGGCGCCCGCATCCACGACGTCTTCCATGTCGGCGTCCTCAAGCCGTTCCGGGGTCCTCCGCCGACATCCGTCCCGACCTTGCCTCCGATTCACCATGGCCGTCCTCTCCAACAACCTGAACGGGTGCTGCGCTCAGAGCTTCGCCGCGGAGTGTGGCATTTCCTCGTCGAGTGGTCCGGTATGCCAGCTTCGGAGGCCACCTGGGAGCCTGTTCCGGCGTTCCGTGAAGCTCACCCCTCATTCCAGCTCGCGGACGAGTTGTTTCccgagggggggagagatgttatggtag
- the LOC136504422 gene encoding probable DNA primase large subunit isoform X3, which produces MSQVVSLVVTQFRCNILKALALTNRKWTATIKEQEKDRLTPIVEALSNAYFGPDYSQPKDAVDISLKDIDQLAKSSFPLCMRHMLDKLRENHHLKHGGRMQFGLFLKGAGLKLEDALAFWRAEFSQKLYIFFDMYCVMQTFNRSMLQHHCLYILAVHT; this is translated from the exons ATGAGCCAG GTGGTTTCGCTAGTGGTTACTCAATTCCGCTGCAATATCTTAAAGGCACTTGCTTTAACAAACAG AAAATGGACAGCAACCATTAAAGAACAAGAAAAAGACAGGTTGACTCCT ATTGTCGAAGCATTAAGCAATGCGTATTTTGGACCTGATTACTCTCAG CCAAAGGATGCTGTTGACATATCTCTAAAGGATATTGACCAACTGGCTAAAAGTTCTTTCCCTCTTTGTATGCGGCATATGCTAGATAAG TTGAGAGAAAACCACCATCTGAAGCATGGGGGTAGAATGCAGTTTGGTCTTTTTCTTAAG GGTGCTGGACTAAAGTTGGAAGATGCTCTTGCATTTTGGAGGGCGGAATTTTCTCAAaagttatatatattttttgacaTGTACTGTGTCATGCAAACATTTAACAGAAGCATGTTACAACATCATTGCCTCTATATATTAGCAGTGCACACATAA
- the LOC136504422 gene encoding probable DNA primase large subunit isoform X4 gives MSQVVSLVVTQFRCNILKALALTNRKWTATIKEQEKDRLTPIVEALSNAYFGPDYSQPKDAVDISLKDIDQLAKSSFPLCMRHMLDKLRENHHLKHGGRMQFGLFLKGAGLKLEDALAFWRAEFSQKLVLSGSTRNMPIPSDIIMEKKENG, from the exons ATGAGCCAG GTGGTTTCGCTAGTGGTTACTCAATTCCGCTGCAATATCTTAAAGGCACTTGCTTTAACAAACAG AAAATGGACAGCAACCATTAAAGAACAAGAAAAAGACAGGTTGACTCCT ATTGTCGAAGCATTAAGCAATGCGTATTTTGGACCTGATTACTCTCAG CCAAAGGATGCTGTTGACATATCTCTAAAGGATATTGACCAACTGGCTAAAAGTTCTTTCCCTCTTTGTATGCGGCATATGCTAGATAAG TTGAGAGAAAACCACCATCTGAAGCATGGGGGTAGAATGCAGTTTGGTCTTTTTCTTAAG GGTGCTGGACTAAAGTTGGAAGATGCTCTTGCATTTTGGAGGGCGGAATTTTCTCAAaa ATTGGTCCTGAGCGGTTCGACAAGGAATATGCCTATACCATCAGACATAATTATGGAAAAGAAGGAAAACGGATA G